The sequence TGGTACTGATTTTGATGAGTTGGGTTTGGCTGTGGAGTCTGGTTATTATTTGACTCCGGATTTGCGTTTGGCTGTGGGTTATAGTTTTGGCGGTGTTGATGACCGTGATTTTTCTGGTTATCGTTCTGCTGGTGGTTTTTATCTGAGTTTGAGTTTGAAGTTGAGTGAGCTTTTGGCTGGTTTTGGTCTGCAGCGTCCTTCTCCTTCTCAACAGCTTGAGTCTGAGCGGTCTGATGTTTCCCAAAATCGATTGATTAATGTTTTGCGACAATCTTTAGCGCGGAAGTAGTTTTGATGCTATCTGTCTAAACTTTAAAACCTGTCTAACATCAAATAAATAATGAAAAGACGTTTTAAATTTCCTCCCCAATTAACCCAGGATTTGATGCAGTCTAAATGCACTACTAAAAAGCATATTGTGCCACAGCAAAGTGAAATAGCTGATAAAATCTCACAATTGGGAAGGCGTTTGTCTTGTGGGGTGCTAGCTTTACCATTTGTAGTCAGTGGGTGGGGATACATACCAGAAGCTGCTCAAGCTCAAATCATTGATAGGGGTGGTAATGGTTGTCCTGCGGGTTCAAGACTGGGAAGGAGTAATTTCCTGATTAATGGTAATTTTGCTACTAATGCGGGAACGGGTGAAGGTGTTTATACTGTTTCTGGCCCTGTACCCGCTAGGCTCGGTTTTACTAGCGATTTGCCCTATCGAGGTGATGATGTTTATCCTGATGATGTGCCAACTACGGATGCTCCTAATAATCAGGGAGGAGGAGGGCTTTCTATCCAAACTGGGGCGATTGATTACTTTAGCATTTTGAGTGGACGACCTTTTCCGGGAGACCCGGCAAACAATGTACCACCTTCTAATACTTACCTTTACTCAAACCCTAATGCGTTGGCAACCAGTCCAACTGTGCCGAATTCTGCGATTGAGCCTGGTAATCCCAAAATTTGGGGACAGACAGTGACGGGATTACAACCAAATACAACTTATAACTTTATCGCTTATTTTTATAATCTTTTGCGGACTGACAATCCGAGCGTTGCTGATGCGGTACCACCAATTATAGTTTTGAGAATCACCTCTCCAGCTACTGGGAATTTTATTGCTGGTACACCTACTACAGTAGCGACAAAACAACAATGGATACCAGTGCAATTTGCTTTCACGACAGAGGCGAATGAAACGTCTGTAAATTTGGCGATTTTTGATCAAGCTAATAATATTTTTGGCGATGATTTTGGATTAACAGCGATCGCTCTTAACCAATGTATCCCCACAACGGAAATTTTCAAATCAGTCCGTCGCCTGCGGGACAACGATAACAATGGAGTTTTGAATGTCGGCGATGACTTGGAATACACTATCTTGGTACGGAACTCCAGCACCACTGAAAGTGTCACAGAGTTGGTCATCAGGGACGCCATCCCCGCACAGTTACAAGTTTTGCGAGATGGTTCTAACCCGATTCAATTTCCTTCAGGATTCTCTGCAGCAGCGAGTTTACCCACCAGCAGTTTTAATGGTAACGGTACTGGTAGCCCGATTACATTCACGAATCCGGGAACTTTGGCTGTTGGTCAAACAATCACGCTCAAGTATAACGCTCGCATCCTTCCAGGGGCTACTAGCCCTATCGCTAACCAAGCTCTAGCTAACTTTAGCGGTGATGGCGGTAGACCAATTTTATCTGATGCCAGTGACTCTACTAATCCTGGTCAACCCGGTTCGGGAAATAATCCTGGTAATCCTGATACCAACGGTAACGTCAATCAACCCAATAACAGCCCGAATGAGCCGACAATTGTCAACTTGGGTGGTGCTATCTCTACGGGTAATCGCTTGCGTCTAGTCAAACGGATAACATCTGCAACTAGAGGAGGAGTTCCCATCAGTGGCTTATCTTTCACTGGAGTTGAAGCTGATGCTGACGCCGATGCTATTAATCAAGCCAATCTCAGACCTGTGGGTTTGCGAGAAATTCCCGCAACGACGCCTTTACAAAGCGGCGATGATGTACAATACACGATTTATTTCCTTGGTGAACAGGCTTTAGAAAATTTCAATTTCTGCGATTTAATTCCTCAAGGAACAACCTACATACCCAGCAGTATTTCTATCGTCGGGGCTGGTACTGGTGCTGACCAAGGGAGATTTTTCTCGCCTCTAACGCCCTTGGAACAAATACCCGAAAACAGCGCCTGTCAAAATCGCAGCAACCCCAACGGTACAGTAATAGTCAAATTGGGTAATGTTCCTGGTGGGCGACCAGGTTCTGTTAGCTTCCGAGTGAAAATAAATTAATTGCTATCTATTAAAGTTCTGTAGCTGTATCTGGAGCGACAATCTCACCAGTACCCATTTCTAAAATCATGTCTTGGTCAGTAATTAATTCGCTAAGTTCTTTGACTTGTAAATTCATTTGCTCACAAGCTTTTTTGAGTTCTTGGGAGAATTTGTTCAGGTTGTCGCCATAACCACATTGATAAGCTGCGGTTTCAATTCCTTGCTTGGCATTTGCTCTAGCACAATCTACTAGTTCTGTGCCATACAATTGTGTTGGAGATGCCATAGATATAGTTTTAATTCTCTAAATGTTTGCTTTAGCTATATTATCAATTACTAATTATCTCCCTCTCTCTCTGATGGCAGATTCAGTGTGGAGAAATAGGGAGATAATTTTAAGTGAAAATTAAAAATTCAAAAAGGCGTAAATCAATCGCTCGCCGCAAAATGCTCAATAGCTAACTGTGCAAATTTCTTCATTTTTTCCCTGATGCTCCCACTGCTTTGTACTAGCCATTAATAACTTCGCCGCCGTTGGGATGTAACACTTGACCAGAGATATAAGAAGCATCATCGGAGGCTAAAAATACATAGGAAGGTGCGACTTCTTCCGGTTGTCCTGCTCTTTGCATGGGGACTTGTTTACCGAAAGTGGCAACTTTTTCTTCTGGGAAAGTAGAAGGAATTAAAGGTGTCCAAATCGGGCCCGGTGCAACTGCATTGACACGGATACCTTTTTCTATTAAATTTTGCGATAGGGCGCGTGTAAAGGCAACGATTGCACCTTTAGTCGAAGAATAATCAAGCAGTTGGGGACTACCTTTGTAAGCTGTTACTGAGGTAGTATTTATAATCGCACTACCTCCATGTAAGTGCTTTATTGCTGCTTTTGTCAAGTAAAACATTGAAAAGATATTAGTACGGAAAGTGCGCTCCAATTGTTCTTTACTGATATCCTCAATATTTTTTTGTGGATGTTGTTCAGCAGCGTTGTTCACCAGGATATCGAGTTTACCAAATTCTTTGACTGTTTGTTCTACAAGTTGTTGACAAAAGCTTTCATCGGTGATGTCACCTGGAATTATTAACGCTTGACGCCCATACTTTTCTACTAATTGTTTTGTTTCTTTAGCGTCTTCGTGTTCGTTGAGATAGCTAATAACTACATTTGCACCTTCTTTAGCAAAAGCTATCGCTACAGCCCGACCAATCCCACTATCTCCACCCGTAATTAATGCAACTTTATCTTTGAGTTTATCACTACCTCGATATTGAGCATCATCTGCTTTGGGTTTTGGTGTCATTTTTGATTCCACACCCGCCGGCTCTTGGTGCTGTGGTGGCTGTAATTGTGTTTCTGTCGGCATATAATTTTTCCTCGCATTCTGATAATTTTTCAAAAATAAACCTTGGGTCGAAAATTCAAACCAAGGTTTTATTTTTGCTTTGGCTCCCACTCGCCATTCGCAAGTTTAAACTGACTTTATTTCTATGGAAAAATTACGTACTAATTATTAGTAATTGTCCGTAGTTTTTACATATTTAGTGATAACTAATTCGGCATTTCTAGACTTAAAAATTGACCTTAATTAGTCAATCATGTGCTAAAGTTTAAATCGTTAACACAAACAGCTACTAAGAATTACGAATTAGTTTAGTTATTGCTCCCCACACCGGATACACGCTCTTAACCTAACCACGGAAAATAAGTACACAACTCTCTGTCGATGTAGGACTGCTCCCGTTCATCTGCTATCAAGTTAACTGTTATGTCTTGAAAGTTTATCGCTCTCTAGATGGAAACAAATTTCCGCGTCGATCAACCTTTAGAAGTAAATAAGTAGGTGATGGGGAATAGGTAGGGTGATGGAGGGAAAGGAAAAATTACAAATAACAAATTACAAATAATAAATGACAAATAACCAGTAACCAATTTAGGAT is a genomic window of Fortiea contorta PCC 7126 containing:
- a CDS encoding SDR family oxidoreductase, with product MPTETQLQPPQHQEPAGVESKMTPKPKADDAQYRGSDKLKDKVALITGGDSGIGRAVAIAFAKEGANVVISYLNEHEDAKETKQLVEKYGRQALIIPGDITDESFCQQLVEQTVKEFGKLDILVNNAAEQHPQKNIEDISKEQLERTFRTNIFSMFYLTKAAIKHLHGGSAIINTTSVTAYKGSPQLLDYSSTKGAIVAFTRALSQNLIEKGIRVNAVAPGPIWTPLIPSTFPEEKVATFGKQVPMQRAGQPEEVAPSYVFLASDDASYISGQVLHPNGGEVING